From Clostridia bacterium, a single genomic window includes:
- the spo0A gene encoding sporulation transcription factor Spo0A, whose amino-acid sequence MKMNKKIKILLADDSITFKEQLEKALEKENDVELIRHITDGRDVIDTIKNIQPDIVICDLILPFKDGIEILEELSNLSLRKMPMIIVASAITTDKIIRQCMEFGANYFIAKPCNLSNLIKIIKKLTDDIEDNSIFTVNKDVVDENSYITNNIEDIIENKVTSIIHKIGIPAHIKGYKYLRCAIKKTIIDEDIINSVTKELYPEVAKAYNTTPPRVERAIRHAIEVAWNRGEEETLNKIFGYTVQSNKGKPTNSEFIAMIADRLRLQNQSILAK is encoded by the coding sequence ATTAAAATGAACAAGAAAATCAAGATATTACTTGCAGATGACAGTATTACCTTTAAGGAGCAACTTGAAAAAGCATTGGAAAAGGAAAATGATGTGGAACTTATCCGTCATATAACTGACGGACGAGATGTTATAGATACCATTAAAAACATTCAGCCTGATATTGTGATATGTGATTTAATTCTTCCGTTTAAAGACGGTATTGAAATATTAGAAGAATTATCGAATTTAAGTTTAAGAAAAATGCCTATGATAATTGTTGCATCTGCTATTACCACGGATAAAATTATAAGACAATGTATGGAGTTTGGTGCAAATTATTTTATTGCAAAACCCTGCAATTTATCAAATCTTATAAAAATTATCAAAAAACTTACCGACGATATAGAAGACAACAGTATTTTCACTGTCAATAAAGATGTAGTTGACGAAAATTCGTACATTACAAATAATATTGAAGATATTATTGAAAATAAGGTTACCTCAATTATTCACAAAATAGGAATTCCTGCTCATATTAAAGGATATAAATATTTAAGATGCGCAATTAAGAAAACGATTATTGATGAAGATATTATAAATTCTGTTACAAAGGAACTTTATCCTGAAGTTGCAAAAGCATATAACACAACTCCTCCAAGAGTTGAAAGAGCGATAAGACACGCTATTGAAGTTGCCTGGAACAGAGGGGAAGAAGAAACTTTAAATAAAATATTCGGCTACACCGTTCAGTCAAATAAAGGCAAACCTACAAACTCTGAATTTATTGCAATGATAGCAGACAGATTAAGACTGCAAAATCAAAGCATACTTGCAAAGTGA
- the uvrC gene encoding excinuclease ABC subunit UvrC encodes MGLFLTAFFYIVMMNEIIKDKLKSLPDKPGVYLMKDNLGNIIYVGKAKILKNRVRQYFVKNSNHNNKVLKMVENIFDLNWIVTDSEIEALILECNLIKKYRPKYNILLKDDKTYPYIKITTSEDYPRIFMTRRIDSKADKFFGPYVSGSSVKSVIELLCKTYKIRTCSKDLSGKCKGRECLNYHIGQCSAPCVGYIDKKAYSEAIKEIIRFLEGKKSNILEKLESEMLSASNDLKFELAGELRDRINHVKAIMEKQKISAPKNSDIDIIGIDSDDVNTCITLLFVRNGKMLGSINHFFDVSDDKNEVLEEFIKQYYGEDAFIPKEVIIPYELSESELLKEFLSNKKGSNVVLYKAKRGNKKELLNLANSNAKEGLKQKKSSIFANGLKELKEVLSLDEMPKRVEVYDISNTGGQDIVGFMTVFYDGKPKKDEYRKFKIKYTENQDDYLSMYEVIYRRLMHYLEDLIKLENGESRDKLKFINLPDLIFVDGGINHVKVGKRAVDASGLNVSVFGLVKDSKHKTKDICDDEKEYGVKRYQGAFNLVSRMQEETHNQAVKFHHHLRTNNLIKSELFRIDGVGEKTREKLFAHFKTIDNIKNATIDELKVIVNKNLAEKIYNFYHTT; translated from the coding sequence ATGGGGCTGTTTTTAACAGCCTTTTTTTATATAGTTATGATGAATGAGATTATTAAAGACAAATTAAAATCGCTTCCTGATAAGCCTGGCGTTTATTTAATGAAAGATAACCTTGGCAATATAATATATGTAGGGAAGGCTAAAATATTAAAAAACAGAGTGCGTCAATATTTTGTGAAGAATTCAAACCATAACAATAAAGTTTTAAAAATGGTAGAAAACATTTTTGATTTAAACTGGATTGTTACCGATTCTGAAATTGAGGCACTTATTTTAGAATGTAATCTTATAAAGAAATACCGTCCTAAATACAATATTTTATTAAAGGACGATAAAACCTATCCGTATATTAAAATAACTACTTCCGAAGATTACCCTCGAATTTTTATGACAAGAAGAATAGACTCAAAGGCTGATAAGTTTTTTGGCCCTTATGTAAGTGGAAGTTCCGTAAAATCTGTTATTGAACTTCTTTGTAAAACTTATAAAATACGCACCTGTTCTAAAGATTTATCTGGTAAATGTAAGGGAAGAGAATGTCTTAACTATCATATAGGTCAATGCTCTGCCCCTTGTGTAGGGTATATAGATAAAAAGGCATATTCTGAGGCAATCAAAGAAATCATAAGGTTTTTAGAGGGTAAAAAAAGCAATATATTAGAAAAACTTGAATCTGAAATGCTAAGTGCAAGTAATGATTTAAAGTTTGAACTTGCAGGGGAGTTAAGGGACAGGATAAACCACGTTAAAGCCATTATGGAAAAACAGAAAATTTCTGCTCCTAAAAACTCGGATATTGATATAATAGGAATTGACTCTGATGATGTAAATACCTGTATAACTCTTCTTTTTGTAAGAAACGGTAAAATGTTAGGAAGTATAAATCACTTTTTTGATGTATCGGATGACAAAAACGAGGTTTTAGAAGAATTTATAAAACAGTATTACGGGGAAGATGCATTTATCCCCAAAGAAGTTATTATACCTTATGAACTAAGCGAATCAGAACTTCTTAAAGAATTTCTTTCAAATAAAAAAGGGTCAAATGTAGTTTTATATAAAGCAAAAAGAGGAAATAAAAAGGAACTTTTAAATCTTGCAAATTCCAATGCAAAAGAAGGGCTAAAACAGAAAAAAAGCAGTATTTTTGCAAACGGGCTAAAGGAATTAAAAGAAGTCTTATCTTTAGATGAAATGCCAAAAAGAGTAGAAGTATATGATATATCCAACACAGGAGGACAGGATATTGTAGGGTTTATGACGGTTTTTTATGACGGTAAGCCAAAAAAGGATGAATACAGAAAATTTAAAATAAAGTATACCGAAAATCAGGATGATTATCTTTCTATGTATGAGGTTATATACAGAAGACTTATGCATTACTTAGAGGACTTAATTAAACTTGAAAATGGCGAAAGCAGGGATAAATTAAAGTTTATAAATCTTCCTGATCTTATATTTGTTGACGGTGGGATAAATCATGTTAAGGTTGGCAAAAGGGCAGTAGATGCATCAGGCTTAAATGTTAGTGTTTTCGGCCTTGTTAAAGACAGTAAACATAAAACCAAAGATATATGTGATGACGAAAAAGAATATGGAGTTAAAAGGTACCAAGGTGCATTTAACCTCGTTTCCAGAATGCAGGAGGAAACTCATAATCAGGCAGTAAAATTCCACCACCACCTAAGAACTAATAACTTAATTAAATCTGAACTTTTTAGAATAGACGGTGTGGGGGAAAAAACAAGAGAAAAACTCTTTGCACATTTTAAAACTATCGATAATATAAAAAATGCAACCATTGATGAACTAAAAGTTATAGTAAACAAAAATCTCGCAGAAAAAATATATAACTTTTATCATACAACTTAA
- a CDS encoding S-layer homology domain-containing protein: MSKTFKKIISAVLVLSMVLTLSAISVSANGYPSEEYWATEALNAGVKNNILYGRNNGDLDPETYLTRAEAAAMIVRAFGATVKADISGYSDMDSSKWYYDEISKAVHMGVFVGSGDGKMNPDSFITRAELFTAVARALVLSSNDYSSLDKFNDSANVSEWSKEFLSILVKKGYVNGDNLGNLNPKANIKRAEMAQFMHNIFKTYFSEKGTYSSVEKDSVMINTPDVNLSNVIIEGDLVIGDGAGYGTIELTNVTIKGRLLVRGSKKVKLVYVTVGEDVVVKNINSNVHFDNYRSENVFKNINIITSATFKPTSGGGGGSTPTPPTPPTTTQYNVNFYMYDTDLVDTVLVDENTAFGDNLPVLADSDKIVNEGYIKNTDISDVYTEESVHEIEFGWWYNPTGEEWLPFDETVVITQDTDVYYKGKKISVWVSGPQVGGSNQLSVWYDNGTRLYDSLKDFVYIDGNRLAINAARLATDYDDKVIDKLKELNIIDNNNNILDLSFLLRFSQVLGEANVEDFIVDSAKEMFSTGSNDALNEGIEDFISTNKQGMKNLLSDVTVSATAKDYIVNLAETKWSDSFLTTIGCPALTKAQFIDAVRNNTYDAYSKVINYLVDHSDITPDYIVNIAEYVSHDSDLRDAVVDEIIEEVYRADLDLLVSQVINNEQFSVTNKTLFVAEGLYNKLYEDYSYNDILTLIPQKDKLFKIYPENKFEEIYQGAFDNLVSQIPTTLADGQTAWIDCGLKFVIHPVEDVYAPLYNSFVTILSGNIGDRLYYDGNKYLQEMVKLFSPDALFAGNQDQLRSFEEYYNIMVKHTILSDDLVKWYKGELSKDEVDALLLNYEDVVLKYINILTSYLEGYADGSIDPSNKYFNAAMDIIKSRFGSIYNKVLDWYLTSPLNKEYTSSDYAQFRNIVKELYDATDIETDGIFDDPRIDTLLSKLDGFLVEENASYVDFAGATHNGVDIYGVTVKGITGTFAVIGDDMYELKVKDITITLVREVTAY, encoded by the coding sequence TTGAGTAAAACATTTAAAAAAATTATTTCAGCCGTATTAGTTCTTTCAATGGTATTAACATTATCTGCTATAAGTGTTAGTGCCAACGGATATCCAAGTGAAGAGTACTGGGCAACCGAAGCTCTTAATGCTGGTGTTAAGAACAATATACTTTACGGAAGAAACAACGGTGACCTTGATCCCGAAACTTATCTTACAAGAGCAGAAGCTGCTGCTATGATTGTAAGAGCATTCGGCGCAACCGTTAAAGCAGACATTTCAGGATATTCTGATATGGATAGTTCCAAATGGTATTATGATGAAATTTCCAAGGCTGTTCATATGGGAGTATTTGTAGGCTCAGGCGACGGGAAAATGAATCCTGACAGTTTTATTACAAGAGCAGAATTATTTACAGCTGTTGCAAGAGCATTAGTTCTTTCTTCAAACGATTATTCTTCATTGGATAAATTTAATGACAGTGCCAATGTAAGCGAATGGTCTAAAGAATTTTTATCTATTCTTGTTAAAAAAGGTTATGTTAACGGCGATAATTTAGGAAACCTTAATCCTAAAGCCAACATAAAAAGAGCAGAAATGGCTCAGTTTATGCATAACATTTTTAAAACCTATTTCTCTGAAAAAGGTACATACTCATCTGTTGAAAAAGACAGCGTAATGATTAACACCCCTGATGTTAACCTTTCTAATGTTATAATTGAAGGCGATTTAGTTATCGGGGACGGTGCAGGTTACGGAACAATTGAACTTACTAATGTTACAATTAAAGGAAGATTACTTGTAAGAGGTTCTAAAAAGGTTAAACTTGTCTATGTAACAGTTGGCGAAGATGTTGTTGTTAAGAATATAAATTCAAATGTTCACTTTGATAATTACAGAAGTGAAAATGTATTTAAAAATATAAATATTATTACTTCTGCTACATTTAAACCTACATCAGGCGGAGGAGGCGGCAGCACACCAACACCTCCAACACCACCGACTACTACACAGTATAATGTTAATTTCTATATGTATGATACAGACCTTGTAGATACTGTTTTAGTTGATGAAAACACAGCGTTTGGTGATAACTTACCTGTTTTAGCAGACAGTGATAAGATAGTTAACGAAGGTTATATTAAGAATACTGACATCTCTGATGTGTATACCGAAGAGTCCGTTCACGAAATTGAATTTGGATGGTGGTATAACCCAACTGGCGAAGAATGGTTACCGTTTGACGAAACTGTTGTAATCACACAGGATACAGATGTATATTACAAAGGTAAAAAAATATCAGTATGGGTAAGCGGTCCACAGGTTGGCGGATCTAACCAATTAAGTGTATGGTATGATAACGGTACAAGACTTTATGATTCTTTAAAAGACTTTGTATATATAGACGGAAACAGATTAGCAATCAATGCAGCAAGACTTGCTACAGATTATGATGATAAAGTTATAGATAAACTTAAAGAACTTAATATTATCGATAATAATAACAATATCTTAGACTTAAGTTTCTTACTAAGATTTTCACAGGTTTTAGGAGAAGCAAATGTTGAAGACTTTATTGTAGACAGTGCTAAAGAAATGTTTAGTACCGGTAGTAATGATGCTCTTAATGAAGGAATTGAAGACTTTATTTCAACAAATAAGCAAGGTATGAAAAACCTTCTTTCTGATGTTACTGTAAGCGCTACTGCAAAAGATTACATTGTAAATCTTGCAGAAACAAAATGGAGCGACTCTTTCTTAACTACAATCGGTTGCCCTGCACTTACAAAGGCTCAGTTTATTGATGCAGTAAGAAATAACACTTATGATGCGTATTCTAAGGTTATAAACTATCTTGTTGACCATAGTGATATTACCCCTGATTATATTGTAAATATTGCTGAATATGTTTCTCACGATAGCGACCTAAGAGATGCTGTTGTTGACGAAATTATAGAAGAAGTATATAGAGCAGACCTTGATTTACTTGTATCTCAGGTTATAAACAACGAACAGTTCAGTGTTACAAATAAAACTTTATTTGTTGCAGAAGGACTATATAATAAACTTTATGAAGATTATTCATATAATGATATACTTACTTTAATTCCACAGAAAGATAAGTTATTTAAAATATATCCTGAAAATAAATTTGAAGAAATCTATCAGGGTGCGTTTGACAATCTTGTAAGTCAGATTCCTACTACACTTGCTGACGGTCAGACTGCATGGATAGACTGTGGACTTAAATTTGTAATTCATCCTGTAGAAGATGTATACGCTCCGCTTTATAATTCATTTGTTACTATATTAAGCGGAAACATAGGCGATAGGTTATACTATGATGGAAATAAATATCTTCAGGAAATGGTTAAATTATTCAGCCCTGATGCGTTATTTGCAGGAAATCAGGACCAGTTAAGATCATTTGAAGAATATTATAATATAATGGTTAAACACACAATTTTAAGCGATGATTTAGTTAAATGGTATAAAGGCGAACTTTCTAAAGACGAAGTTGATGCACTTCTTCTTAACTATGAAGATGTGGTATTAAAATATATAAACATCCTTACTTCTTACTTAGAAGGATATGCTGATGGCAGCATCGACCCATCAAACAAGTATTTTAATGCTGCTATGGATATTATTAAATCAAGATTCGGAAGCATTTACAATAAAGTTCTTGACTGGTATTTAACAAGTCCTCTTAACAAAGAATATACATCAAGCGACTATGCACAGTTTAGAAATATTGTTAAAGAGTTATATGATGCAACAGATATTGAAACAGACGGAATATTTGATGATCCAAGAATAGATACTCTTCTTTCTAAACTTGATGGTTTCTTAGTTGAAGAAAATGCTTCTTATGTAGACTTTGCCGGTGCAACACATAATGGTGTTGATATTTACGGTGTAACTGTTAAAGGAATTACAGGCACATTTGCCGTTATAGGCGATGATATGTATGAACTTAAAGTTAAAGACATTACTATCACATTAGTAAGAGAAGTTACAGCATACTAA
- a CDS encoding ribonuclease III: protein MFENRLNYHFKNKKLLLNALMHKSYVKKGATCDNNERLEFLGDSVLGFTVAEYLYKNYAYLPEGELTKIRSIVVCEESLYKVAKKIGLGEEIYLGKGEENTSGRNRPSILSDAMEAVFAAIYLDGGIDSVKEVILNLLKEEIELAKNGADLKDYKTLLQELTQKNGVAPSYVLIKEEGPDHDKTFTSMVVLNGDNLGEGVGKTKKEAEKQAAKIAYQKLQKKV from the coding sequence ATGTTTGAAAACAGGTTAAACTATCATTTTAAAAATAAAAAATTGCTTCTTAATGCTCTTATGCATAAATCATATGTAAAAAAAGGCGCAACTTGTGATAATAACGAAAGGCTTGAATTTTTAGGAGATTCCGTTTTGGGCTTTACAGTTGCAGAGTATCTTTATAAAAACTATGCCTATCTTCCTGAAGGGGAACTTACTAAAATACGCTCGATAGTTGTATGTGAAGAAAGTTTATATAAAGTTGCCAAGAAAATAGGGCTTGGAGAAGAAATTTATCTTGGCAAAGGGGAAGAGAATACATCAGGAAGAAACCGTCCGTCTATTTTGTCAGATGCGATGGAGGCAGTGTTTGCTGCTATTTATTTAGACGGTGGGATAGACTCTGTAAAAGAAGTTATACTAAATCTTTTAAAAGAAGAAATTGAACTTGCTAAAAACGGAGCAGACTTAAAAGACTATAAAACACTTCTTCAGGAATTAACCCAGAAAAACGGTGTTGCCCCAAGTTATGTTCTTATAAAAGAAGAAGGGCCTGACCACGATAAAACATTTACATCAATGGTAGTATTAAACGGAGATAACCTTGGCGAAGGTGTCGGCAAAACAAAAAAAGAAGCGGAAAAACAAGCAGCAAAAATAGCATACCAAAAATTACAAAAAAAGGTATAA
- a CDS encoding chromate transporter → MKMLFTLFASFFKVGIMTFGGGLAMLPILEREIVDNKKWATKEELIDYYAVGQCTPGIIAVNTATFIGHKVKGVMGGIFATLGVVFPSVIIILILASFLKNLTSISYVQSAFGGIRVAVCALVISSVLGLIKKGIKDYLGIIIAILSFLLIVFLDISPVFIVLAAIVTGIVANIKKEVK, encoded by the coding sequence ATGAAAATGTTATTTACCCTTTTTGCCTCTTTTTTCAAAGTAGGAATAATGACTTTTGGAGGAGGACTTGCAATGCTCCCCATTCTTGAGCGAGAAATAGTTGATAATAAAAAGTGGGCAACAAAGGAAGAACTTATTGATTATTACGCTGTCGGTCAATGTACACCGGGCATTATAGCAGTTAACACTGCCACATTTATCGGTCATAAGGTAAAGGGTGTTATGGGAGGTATATTTGCTACATTAGGTGTTGTGTTCCCATCTGTTATAATAATACTTATACTAGCTTCTTTTCTAAAAAACCTTACATCTATATCCTATGTGCAGAGCGCTTTTGGCGGAATAAGAGTTGCAGTGTGTGCCCTTGTTATCTCTTCGGTTTTAGGTCTTATTAAAAAAGGCATAAAAGACTATTTGGGAATTATTATAGCAATTTTGTCCTTTTTACTTATAGTATTTTTAGATATTTCCCCTGTATTTATCGTGTTAGCAGCAATAGTTACAGGAATTGTAGCAAATATTAAAAAGGAGGTAAAATAA
- a CDS encoding S-layer homology domain-containing protein has product MKKILSLVLIFAMMLSYGVVNANVPLASYTLTFNDVDANSAQGEAILKLVEMGILAGYGDGTFRPDNFLTRAELCKIINLAFNYTEKAEEGFSDVKSDDWFYDYALVAKKAGYITGYEDGTFRGNNQLTRQEACAIISRVANLKDVTFTDKITDKVDEWAVLYVNKVLGNKIMSLEANGTFRATEKITRGELVSVVYVTINNSTKPSTPSTPSTPTTPSRPSTPTTPSRPSTPTTPSTPSAKPSTKPEIDEDKQEEMVDNIKLLVDDIETNLKRFTPDEKEILNIIKDAMEDTLKDAKKDIAIYEENYVTKTYKKDINNAKAKYDAMSEVDKGGFRNRIITYLSTYVIEELSNTLFGMSIEDLIESQKD; this is encoded by the coding sequence ATGAAAAAAATATTATCATTAGTTTTGATTTTTGCAATGATGCTTTCATACGGCGTGGTTAATGCTAATGTGCCTCTTGCATCATATACCTTGACTTTTAATGATGTAGATGCAAATTCTGCTCAGGGCGAGGCTATTTTAAAATTAGTTGAAATGGGAATTTTAGCAGGGTATGGAGATGGTACATTTAGACCCGATAATTTTCTTACAAGAGCAGAACTATGTAAAATAATAAACCTTGCTTTTAACTATACCGAAAAAGCAGAAGAAGGCTTTAGTGATGTTAAGAGTGATGATTGGTTTTATGATTATGCCTTGGTTGCAAAGAAAGCAGGATATATTACAGGATATGAAGACGGAACATTCAGAGGAAATAATCAGCTTACAAGACAGGAAGCATGTGCGATTATTTCAAGAGTGGCAAACCTTAAGGATGTAACATTTACTGATAAAATTACAGATAAGGTTGATGAATGGGCAGTTTTATATGTAAACAAAGTTCTTGGCAATAAAATTATGTCTTTAGAAGCAAACGGAACTTTCCGTGCAACAGAAAAAATCACAAGGGGCGAACTTGTATCAGTTGTTTATGTAACAATAAATAATTCTACCAAACCTTCAACCCCATCTACACCTTCTACACCTACAACCCCATCTAGACCTTCTACACCTACAACCCCATCTAGACCTTCTACACCTACAACCCCATCTACACCATCTGCAAAGCCTAGCACAAAGCCTGAAATAGATGAAGACAAACAGGAAGAAATGGTAGACAACATTAAACTTTTAGTTGATGATATAGAAACAAATCTTAAGAGATTTACACCAGATGAAAAAGAAATTTTAAACATTATAAAAGATGCTATGGAAGATACTTTAAAAGATGCTAAAAAAGATATAGCAATATATGAAGAAAACTATGTAACAAAAACATATAAAAAAGATATAAATAATGCAAAGGCAAAATATGACGCTATGTCAGAAGTAGATAAAGGTGGGTTCAGAAACAGAATAATTACATATTTAAGTACTTATGTAATAGAAGAACTTTCAAACACACTTTTTGGTATGAGCATTGAAGATTTGATTGAAAGTCAGAAAGATTAA
- a CDS encoding HPr family phosphocarrier protein, whose product MYSKEVVVQNQIGLHARPATFFIQKANEYKASVWVEKDERKVSAKSLLGVLSLGITRGTNITIIAEGADEELAVNGLVALINSNFGE is encoded by the coding sequence ATGTATTCCAAAGAAGTTGTTGTTCAAAATCAGATAGGGCTTCACGCAAGGCCTGCTACTTTTTTTATTCAGAAGGCTAATGAATATAAAGCATCTGTCTGGGTGGAAAAGGATGAAAGAAAAGTGAGCGCAAAAAGTTTACTTGGCGTTTTATCTTTAGGAATTACCAGAGGCACTAATATCACTATTATTGCTGAGGGTGCAGATGAAGAATTGGCTGTTAACGGTTTGGTTGCGCTTATTAATTCAAATTTTGGGGAATAA
- a CDS encoding G5 domain-containing protein, with the protein MNKIIGYLKSCFSLKSSIICSIALVFAISAITLMLNLCKYEITISEDGKVKQAFVYSTTVEDALKEAGIKVSEFDELSLDRNANLKKEKKIEIIRAKEVALMINGNEEKIFTTLPTVSDVLDALSIEIGEDSILITPADEKVANGLKIEIAKKVYEEITETEVIPFSTIKKANYNMDSGKTRVAKAGVDGEKKSTYRVLKHNGVVLEKELILETVTKKPVDKVVEYGVIASVPTSRGGDIRAKKVIDCRATAYCLKGTTASGVPSQKGVVAVDPSVIPLGTRLYIEGADGSFSYGYAVAGDTGGSIKGNKIDLFFDTRSECIQFGVKNVKVYILE; encoded by the coding sequence ATGAATAAGATAATAGGATATTTAAAATCCTGTTTCTCTTTAAAATCCTCAATAATCTGCAGTATTGCTTTAGTGTTTGCAATATCTGCAATTACACTTATGCTTAATCTTTGCAAATATGAAATTACAATAAGTGAAGACGGAAAGGTCAAACAAGCATTTGTATATTCAACAACTGTTGAGGATGCTTTGAAAGAAGCAGGAATCAAAGTCAGCGAATTCGACGAGCTTTCTTTGGACCGTAACGCGAACTTAAAAAAAGAAAAGAAAATCGAAATTATAAGAGCCAAGGAAGTTGCTCTTATGATTAACGGTAATGAAGAAAAAATCTTTACTACACTTCCGACAGTTTCGGATGTTTTAGACGCTTTATCCATTGAAATTGGCGAGGATAGTATACTTATTACTCCAGCCGATGAAAAAGTGGCAAACGGTTTAAAAATTGAAATTGCCAAAAAAGTGTATGAAGAAATAACAGAAACTGAGGTAATTCCTTTTTCAACTATCAAAAAAGCGAATTACAATATGGATTCAGGTAAAACCCGTGTTGCAAAAGCAGGGGTTGACGGTGAGAAAAAATCTACTTACCGTGTGTTAAAACATAACGGCGTTGTTTTAGAAAAGGAACTTATTTTAGAAACAGTTACTAAAAAACCTGTTGATAAGGTTGTAGAATACGGTGTTATCGCATCTGTGCCTACATCCCGTGGTGGCGATATAAGAGCCAAAAAGGTTATTGACTGTCGTGCTACTGCATACTGCTTAAAAGGCACAACAGCATCAGGAGTGCCATCTCAAAAAGGCGTTGTTGCTGTTGACCCGTCAGTTATACCACTTGGTACAAGACTTTATATAGAAGGTGCTGACGGAAGTTTCTCATATGGATATGCTGTGGCAGGTGATACCGGCGGAAGCATCAAAGGTAATAAGATAGACTTATTCTTTGATACAAGAAGCGAGTGCATCCAGTTCGGCGTTAAAAATGTTAAAGTTTATATACTTGAATAA
- a CDS encoding chromate transporter yields MIYLTLFLEFFKTGLFAVGGGLATLPFLYNIAEKYPWFDKATLIDMIAVSESTPGPIGVNMSTYAGFSASGILGGIISTLGLILPSIIIILIISTILNKFKSNKYVNYSFDGLRPAVCGLLCAATYEIVKVALINLNAQNIFNFFKFKEIILFIIIFILMKKIKLHPIFFILGAGILGVFFL; encoded by the coding sequence ATGATATATTTAACCCTCTTTTTAGAATTTTTTAAAACAGGGCTTTTTGCTGTCGGCGGCGGACTTGCAACCCTGCCTTTTCTGTACAATATAGCAGAAAAATATCCGTGGTTTGATAAGGCAACCTTAATAGATATGATTGCAGTATCAGAGTCTACCCCCGGACCGATTGGTGTTAATATGTCCACCTATGCAGGTTTTTCGGCATCAGGAATTTTAGGTGGTATTATATCAACCCTTGGTCTTATACTACCCTCTATAATTATTATACTTATAATTTCAACAATTCTTAATAAATTTAAAAGCAATAAATATGTAAACTATTCATTTGACGGTCTTCGCCCGGCAGTATGCGGACTTCTGTGCGCTGCAACCTATGAGATAGTTAAAGTTGCTTTAATTAATTTAAATGCACAAAACATCTTTAACTTTTTTAAGTTTAAAGAAATTATACTTTTTATAATTATCTTTATACTGATGAAAAAAATTAAACTACATCCTATATTTTTTATTCTCGGCGCAGGAATTTTAGGAGTATTTTTCTTATAA